From Drosophila nasuta strain 15112-1781.00 chromosome X, ASM2355853v1, whole genome shotgun sequence, one genomic window encodes:
- the LOC132795113 gene encoding probable protein phosphatase 2C T23F11.1: MDTYAGEAVTKEVLDSKPGRLLVASGCCKAWKDCSPEGNTYAISFRDPVTYFFGIFDGHGSDAVSSYAHEHLMDTILQHPDYTVNANIANALKMSFLDIDYRMMMQNVGADVPLSGTAAVLIIIQGDTLYCANVGNTKAIASIGGHLQLLSMDPEIERDSESEASDHNPILYRMLGDFELKSANRNPVSGELFTAMPSVERFHINHNWEFMLLACDGVWSTMSDMEVLRFCRQHIAKNMQPMDIITELFNYLLTRYGNKPHLTGDVTVIIICLLQGRPYSQLAVRCRFPGA, from the exons ATGGATACATATGCTGGCGAGGCGGTGACCAAGGAAGTGCTCGACAGCAAACCAGGACGCCTCCTGGTGGCAAGTGGCTGTTGCAAGGCTTGGAAGGATTGCAGTCCCGAGGGCAACACGTATGCGATCTCATTCAGGGATCCGGTCACGTATTTCTTTGGCATCTTCGATGGTCATGGCAGCGATGCGGTGTCTAGCTATGCACACGAGCATCTGATGGACACAATCCTCCAGCATCCCGATTACACGGTCAACGCCAACATTGCGAACGCCCTCAAAATG AGTTTCCTCGACATTGACTATCGCATGATGATGCAGAATGTGGGAGCTGACGTTCCGCTCAGTGGCACCGCAGCCGTGCTGATCATCATCCAGGGGGACACACTCTACTGCGCCAATGTGGGCAACACCAAGGCCATCGCCAGCATCGGTGGCCACCTCCAGCTGCTGTCCATGGATCCAGAGATCGAGCGAGATTCCGAGTCCGAGGCAAGCGATCACAATCCGATACTTTATCGCATGCTCGGCGACTTTGAGCTAAAGTCCGCCAACAGAAATCCGGTGAGCGGTGAACTGTTCACCGCCATGCCGAGTGTCGAGAGATTCCACATCAATCACAACTGGGAGTTCATGCTGCTCGCCTGCGATGGCGTCTGGAGCACCATGAGCGATATGGAAGTGCTGCGCTTTTGTCGCCAGCACATCGCAAAGAACATGCAGCCCATGGACATCATCACCGAGCTCTTCAATTACCTCCTCACTCGCTATGGCAATAAACCCCATCTGACCGGGGATGTGAccgtcatcatcatctgcCTCCTACAGGGCAGACCTTACAGTCAACTTGCTGTCCGCTGCCGATTTCCGGGCGCCTAA
- the LOC132795710 gene encoding raf homolog serine/threonine-protein kinase Raf codes for MSSESSTESDSELYDPLADELHNVQLVKHVTRENIDALNAKFANLQEPPAMYLTEYQELTSKLHVLEAKEHELMDQLNALQQDDESQSDVQHLNQMAAVMDHVDHQPHYQNQTQIYQEQLINNSNYMSFVPNSGSGTGSGTASQCGTLTRQPKVLLRAHLPNQQRTSVEVVAGTRLCDALQKALKLRQLEPSMCEVSTTPHSGRQHIIPWNTDIGTLHVEEIYVRLLDKFPLGPHIKHQFIRKTFFSLVFCEGCRRLLFTGFYCSQCNFRFHQRCVGWVPLLCQPFSVDSYYERLLSACPDNALGMPVAGRGNAVRFNVGGSRRCSSSGSSSITTTNTASNINSSSSAKASANRQGRPPRISQDDRSNSAPNVCINSIRPITTESQRSLMQARPPLPHPCTDHSNSTQSSPTSTMKHNRPRARSADESNKNLLSRDAKNSEENWNIQAEEILIGPLIGSGSFGTVYRAHWHGSVAVKTLKVKTPSPAQLQAFKNEVAMLKKTRHCNILLFMGCVSKPSLAIVTQWCEGSSLYKHVHVSETKFSLNTLIDIGRQVAQGMDYLHAKNIIHRDLKTNNIFLHEDLSVKIGDFGLATAKTRWSGEKQANQPTGSILWMAPEVIRMQELNPYSFQSDVYAFGIVMYELLAECLPYRNISNKDQILFMVGRGLLRPDMSQVRSDAPQALKRLAEDCIKYNPKERPLFRPLLNMLENMLRTLPKIHRSASEPNLTQSQLQNDDFLYMCPSPKTPVNYNNFQFYNSAGNI; via the exons ATGTCGAGCGAATCGTCAACAGAGAGCGACAGCGAACTCTACGATCCGCTCGCGGATGAGCTGCACAATGTGCAGCTGGTGAAGCATGTGACGCGCGAGAACATCGATGCGCTCAATGCCAAGTTTGCCAACCTGCAGGAACCGCCAGCCATGTACTTAACAG AATACCAAGAGCTGACCTCTAAGCTGCATGTGCTGGAGGCCAAGGAGCATGAGCTAATGGATCAATTGAATGCCCTGCAGCAGGACGACGAGAGTCAGAGCGATGTCCAGCATCTAAATCAAATGGCTGCCGTGATGGATCATGTGGATCATCAGCCGCATTATCAGAATCAAACGCAAATCTATCAGGAGCAGCTGATCAACAACTCCAACTACATGTCATTTGTGCCCAATTCGGGGTCAGGAACCGGCTCTGGGACCGCCAGTCAATGCGGCACATTGACGCGACAACCGAAGGTGCTGTTGCGCGCCCATTTGCCCAATCAACAGCGCACATCCGTTGAGGTGGTGGCCGGCACACGTCTCTGCGATGCGCTGCAGAAGGCCCTCAAGCTGCGACAGCTGGAGCCATCGATGTGCGAGGTGAGCACAACGCCGCATAGCGGACGACAGCATATCATACCGTGGAACACGGACATTGGCACACTGCACGTGGAGGAGATCTATGTGCGGCTGCTCGACAAGTTCCCATTGGGGCCACACATCAAGCATCAGTTCATACGCAAAACCTTCTTCTCGCTCGTCTTCTGCGAGGGCTGCCGTCGCCTGCTCTTCACCGGCTTCTATTGCAGCCAGTGCAACTTTCGCTTCCATCAGCGCTGCGTTGGCTGGGTGCCTCTCCTCTGCCAGCCCTTCTCCGTCGACAGCTACTACGAGCGACTCTTGTCCGCCTGCCCGGACAATGCTCTCGGCATGCCAGTGGCTGGGCGTGGCAATGCGGTGCGCTTCAATGTGGGCGGCAGTCGaagatgcagcagcagcggcagcagcagcatcacaaCCACAAACACGGCCTcaaacatcaacagcagcagcagcgcaaaGGCATCAGCCAACCGACAAGGACGACCGCCGCGCATTAGCCAGGATGATCGATCCAATTCGGCGCCCAATGTCTGCATCAATAGCATACGGCCGATCACCACGGAGTCGCAGCGCAGTCTCATGCAGGCGAGGCCCCCATTGCCA CATCCCTGCACTGATCACTCCAATTCGACGCAATCCTCGCCAACTAGCACCATGAAGCACAATCGGCCTCGCGCTCGCTCAGCGGACGAGAGCAACAAGAATCTGTTGTCGCGTGATGCCAAAAACTCCGAGGAGAACTGG AATATTCAAGCTGAGGAGATTTTGATTGGGCCACTGATTGGATCCGGTTCCTTTGGCACCGTTTATCGCGCCCATTGGCACGGCTCGGTGGCGGTGAAGACGCTCAAGGTGAAGACACCAAGTCCGGCACAGCTGCAGGCGTTCAAGAACGAAGTGGCCATGCTGAAGAAGACGCGCCACTGCAACATTCTGCTCTTCATGGGATGCGTGTCGAAGCCATCGCTGGCTATTGTGACGCAATGGTGCGAGGGCAGCAGCCTCTATAAGCATGTCCATGTCAGCGAGACAAAGTTCTCGCTCAACACACTCATCGATATTGGACGGCAGGTGGCCCAAGGCATGGATTATCTGCATGCCAAGAATATAATCCACAG GGATCTCAAgacaaacaacatttttctgCACGAGGATCTGTCGGTGAAGATCGGTGACTTCGGTCTGGCCACAGCCAAGACGCGCTGGTCGGGTGAGAAGCAGGCGAATCAGCCAACTGGCAGCATTCTGTGGATGGCACCGGAGGTGATACGCATGCAGGAGCTTAATCCCTACTCGTTCCAATCGGATGTCTATGCGTTCGGCATTGTGATGTACGAACTGTTGGCCGAGTGTCTGCCATATCGCAACATTAGCAACAAGGATCAAATACTGTTTATGGTCGGACGCGGATTGTTGCGCCCGGACATGAGCCAGGTGCGCTCGGATGCGCCACAGGCGCTCAAACGTCTCGCCGAGGATTGCATCAAATACAATCCCAAGGAGCGTCCCCTGTTCCGGCCGCTGTTGAACATGCTGGAGAATATGCTGCGCACGCTGCCCAAGATTCATCGTAGCGCCAGCGAGCCAAACTTAACCCAATCGCAGCTGCAAAACGACGACTTCCTTTACATGTGTCCCAGTCCCAAGACGCCGGTTAACTACAACAACTTTCAATTCTACAACAGTGCCGGCAATATCTAA
- the LOC132795111 gene encoding mucin-2: MSSMKGGFSTLNRWFGRKKDKSGVGSAASNGKLSKSTTQLHHMSTTDTTGMHINEASQLDYNRITPLPVATSNAPFEQTFRITVLLPRDQLYVARLGARVPLSKLLSLVCDNKQLDADKYEFRNPVDASQVYSCESTIGAVGLSEIRLCHKSESYDSFNADTMLKFQRTAATRDSLSSSSDFSSSRHSQSKLTAKTPSPYSSSNSLNSMDSTGMNYTRTPVVVPKAMAPPPRKKRVAPRPPSQVVIPEQSVPQFETVAPKAVSEATPTEPAYAVIVKRPQLCMSTPNLASTPERETLELDCNGNSAKTPDASDADGGHYATVDIKSNGGQVWPEPTPRKRLIQLKKKTAPAPPPADGSAVAADSISLASTTASITEVVLVTPTATATPTLTPTPTATPQPAPRITTPTPIPVTPATTAAAIPTPTPTTPPPTKPSPIAEDLPQTPPPPLPASAAPQLTPNGNQNVSKVLLNRTPTPEPRSLSSATEGEDEEEDNNDAASKQADSGIGEPVPTPTPSPQPSSTSPSPSPEPEPEQRVRGKSAIESSSEDEEAIKVYNFKTSCQTSVKTTETETELKKELPKPPTTLAELTVLTAAQPEEEPASDEQPSPVNGALTTPSSASELTSLSSWNYAVPISPPPDFSDTRPRSSGSPLNEIVDELSTIIQQQRLDTLIKQAPEQPQIEAAKPNRLANFSIAAIGNVANGTATKSNSSSPSWSSSSSPATTPTTITRADSFHQSPRSSSLGLGLRLRSSSQLSLNKLEQNGLQQQQRRSSSELSIAESPSLQSLELIKTILSNSRKNSLASPDSPDAPPLETTTTLVKPKSSSPLPATVTPAPLPTPTPVQSSPAVKAASPPATPAAARTPHAVEEQLTPSSPIPASPATSPKPAAKAAPAPAAAPVPIVKPLPPTYRYSGPPSINFATWSERPKSQVAIKNEGDYIFGGATAAAANASANSPPPPTAAKPAAPVKLSIEVASPILRMGIPRKEYHVPITVKPLRDASQERDQQQQQTELSRETKRESLREPPLREPQREVVKPSTLPRPAKSNRFTLPAQAHSSLTTFSSSSTSSSTISTTSSTSTTTTTLLMNGSGSGGSSTNSLPRPVSTLEKRKTLPAPAVAAEPVAAPFGQNTLRRTGFKERMLAKEQEEKEQALRVRVSVNGGPVATTPAAAVAATVTATPTPTPTVTATPTSTVTVIATSPQSPPLPPVKPTPAAKTIIRSSKLELKLQQEPEPTQEPVVLQVKLRPVSQVKPAPAAAASPSPPPPPAPPALAKAKPMRNVTPTAADPRDQLLEAIRNFKREELNRA; encoded by the coding sequence TGGATGCTAGTCAGGTGTACAGCTGCGAGTCGACCATCGGAGCAGTGGGCCTCTCGGAGATACGTCTGTGCCACAAGTCGGAGTCGTACGACAGCTTCAATGCGGACACGATGCTCAAGTTTCAGCGCACGGCCGCGACCCGGGATTCGTTGAGCAGCAGCTCGGACTTTAGCAGCAGCCGGCACTCGCAATCGAAGCTGACGGCCAAGACGCCCAGTCCGTACAGTTCGAGCAACTCGCTCAACTCCATGGACTCCACGGGCATGAACTACACGCGCACCCCGGTGGTGGTGCCCAAGGCGATGGCTCCGCCGCCACGCAAGAAGCGTGTGGCGCCCCGACCTCCCAGTCAAGTGGTTATACCGGAGCAGTCGGTGCCGCAGTTCGAGACCGTGGCCCCGAAAGCGGTGTCGGAAGCAACGCCCACAGAGCCCGCCTATGCGGTGATAGTGAAGCGGCCACAGCTGTGCATGTCCACGCCCAATTTGGCCAGCACACCGGAACGGGAGACCCTCGAGTTGGactgcaatggcaacagcGCCAAGACGCCCGATGCCAGCGATGCCGATGGCGGACATTATGCCACGGTCGATATCAAATCGAATGGCGGTCAGGTTTGGCCCGAGCCCACGCCTCGCAAGCGTCTCATTCagctgaagaagaagacgGCGCCCGCTCCGCCGCCTGCAGATGGTTCCGCCGTCGCCGCCGACAGCATCTCGCTGGCCTCGACAACGGCCTCCATAACGGAAGTAGTGCTTGTCACCCCAACAGCTACCGCAACACCAACGCTGACACCGACACCAACGGCAACGCCGCAGCCGGCGCCCCGCATAACAACGCCCACGCCCATACCCGTGACACCAGCGACAACGGCCGCAGCCAtcccgactccgactccgacgACTCCGCCACCGACGAAACCCAGTCCAATCGCAGAGGACTTGCCACagacgccgccgccgccattGCCGGCAAGTGCAGCGCCTCAGCTGACGCCCAATGGCAATCAGAACGTGTCCAAGGTGCTGCTGAATCGCACGCCAACGCCGGAGCCACGCTCCCTGAGCAGCGCCACCGAGGGCGAGGACGAAGAGGAGGACAATAACGATGCGGCCTCGAAGCAGGCAGACTCTGGCATTGGGGAGCCTGTGCCCACGCCTACGCCCTCGCCGCAGCCTAGCTCCACATCGCCATCACCATCACCCGAGCCGGAGCCGGAGCAACGAGTGCGCGGGAAGTCGGCAATTGAGTCGAGCTCGGAGGATGAGGAGGCCATCAAGGTGTACAATTTCAAGACCTCATGCCAGACATCCGTGAAGACAACCGAGACGGAAACCGAGTTGAAAAAGGAGTTGCCTAAGCCGCCGACAACGCTGGCCGAACTGACAGTCCTGACAGCAGCGCAGCCGGAGGAGGAACCCGCATCCGATGAGCAACCTTCGCCGGTGAATGGAGCTCTGACGACGCCCAGCAGCGCCAGCGAGCTGACATCGTTGTCGTCGTGGAATTATGCGGTGCCCATATCGCCGCCACCAGATTTTTCCGATACGCGACCGCGCAGCAGCGGCTCGCCGCTGAACGAGATTGTTGATGAGCTGTCGACGATCATACAACAACAGCGTCTGGACACGTTGATCAAACAGGCGCCAGAGCAGCCGCAGATCGAGGCCGCCAAGCCGAATCGTCTGGCCAACTTTAGCATTGCGGCCATCGGAAATGTTGCCAATGGCACAGCAACCAAATCGAACAGCTCCAGCCCCAGCTGGAGTTCTAGCTCCAGTCCAGCCACAACACCCACAACAATCACACGTGCCGATTCGTTTCATCAGTCgccacgcagcagcagcctggGATTGGGACTGCGACTGCGCAGCTCATCGCAGCTGTCGCTGAACAAACTCGAGCAGAACggactgcagcagcaacagcgacgctCCTCGAGCGAACTGAGCATTGCCGAGTCACCGTCGCTGCAGAGTCTCGAGCTGATCAAGACCATACTGAGCAACTCGCGCAAGAACAGCCTCGCCAGTCCGGACAGTCCGGATGCGCCACCGCtggagacgacgacgacgcttgTGAAACCAAAGAGCAGCAGTCCGTTGCCAGCCACAGTCACCCCCGCTCCACTCCCAACACCAACCCCAGTCCAGTCCAGTCCAGCAGTTAAGGCGGCTTCTCCACCGGCCACACCAGCAGCTGCTCGGACTCCCCACGCCGTGGAGGAACAGCTGACACCATCAAGCCCCATCCCCGCCAGTCCTGCTACATCCCCGAAACCAGCAGCGAAAGCAGCTCCGGCTCCCGCTGCCGCTCCCGTTCCCATAGTCAAGCCGCTGCCACCAACCTATCGCTACTCTGGACCACCCAGCATCAACTTTGCCACATGGAGCGAGCGTCCCAAGTCGCAGGTGGCGATCAAGAATGAAGGCGATTACATATTCGGCGGTGCCACAGCCGCAGCGGCGAATGCTTCCGCCAACTcgccgccaccgccaacgGCTGCGAAGCCAGCAGCTCCGGTCAAGCTGAGCATCGAGGTGGCCTCGCCCATACTGCGCATGGGAATACCACGCAAGGAGTACCATGTGCCCATCACAGTCAAGCCACTGCGTGATGCCAGCCAAGAACGcgaccagcaacagcagcagacggAGTTGTCCCGCGAAACGAAGCGGGAATCGCTGAGGGAGCCGCCGCTTAGGGAGCCACAGCGTGAGGTGGTGAAACCCTCGACGCTGCCGCGTCCGGCAAAGAGTAATCGCTTTACGCTGCCCGCCCAAGCGCACAGCTCGCTGACAACATTCTCGTCATCTTCGACATCATCCTCAACGATATCGACAACGTcgtcaacgtcgacgacgacgacaacgctACTGATGAACGGCAGCGGCAGTGGTGGATCATCAACCAATTCATTGCCGCGTCCCGTGTCAACGCTGGAAAAGCGCAAGACGCTGCCAGCGCCTGCTGTCGCAGCGGAGCCAGTGGCGGCGCCATTTGGCCAAAACACTTTGCGTCGCACCGGCTTCAAGGAGCGCATGCTGGCCAAGGAGCaggaggagaaggagcagGCACTGCGCGTACGTGTCTCCGTCAATGGTGGCCCAGTGGCCACAACACCCGCAGCTGCAGTCGCAGCTACAGTtacagccacgcccacaccgACACCCACAGTCacggccacgcccacatccACAGTGACAGTCATAGCCACATCGCCACAGTCGCCGCCTCTGCCGCCTGTGAAACCAACGCCAGCCGCAAAGACAATCATTCGCAGCAGCAAGCTGGAGTTGAAGCTGCAGCAGGAGCCGGAGCCAACGCAGGAGCCCGTTGTGCTGCAGGTCAAACTGCGTCCCGTCAGTCAAGTGAAGccagctccagctgcagcagcgtcGCCATCGCCGCCTCCACCGCCGGCGCCTCCAGCCTTGGCCAAGGCGAAGCCCATGCGAAATGTGACACCCACAGCTGCCGATCCGCGGGATCAACTGCTCGAGGCGATACGCAACTTTAAGCGGGAGGAGCTCAATAGAGCCTGA
- the LOC132795711 gene encoding large ribosomal subunit protein uL14m, translating to MAQILLRNITRASNSTLLTTSRIGPSPLTIPAVAAANSLSQQLHTTSPCCEIRKLARLRVVDNSDLGKRAMAEGRPPRCIHVYNKRGVGLIGDKVLVAIKGQMKKGILVGLKQKQRLKQPQFDSNNLVLIDDNGSPLGTRIHVPIPTVLRTILKEKTLSKGADYTKVLAIASRYV from the coding sequence ATGGCACAAATCCTGCTGAGAAACATCACGAGGGCCAGCAATTCTACCCTGCTGACTACAAGTAGGATTGGCCCAAGTCCATTGACAATCCCCGCCGTCGCAGCCGCTAATTCTTTAAGTCAACAACTACACACAACGTCGCCGTGCTGCGAGATACGGAAACTTGCTCGACTGCGCGTCGTGGATAACAGTGATCTGGGCAAACGGGCGATGGCTGAAGGCCGGCCACCCCGCTGCATACATGTGTACAATAAACGTGGAGTCGGTCTGATTGGTGATAAGGTGCTGGTGGCCATCAAAGGCCAAATGAAGAAGGGCATCTTGGTGGGCttgaagcagaagcagcgacTGAAGCAGCCACAATTTGATAGCAACAACCTGGTGCTCATCGATGACAATGGCAGTCCGCTGGGCACACGCATCCACGTTCCGATACCAACAGTGCTGCGCACGATACTCAAGGAGAAAACGTTATCAAAGGGCGCCGACTACACCAAGGTGCTGGCCATTGCCAGTCGTTATGTTTag